In Melanotaenia boesemani isolate fMelBoe1 chromosome 5, fMelBoe1.pri, whole genome shotgun sequence, the DNA window agttGAGTGAATGGCAGCCAGTGATAAGCCAGTAATTAAAAAATACTAACCTACCgtgacattttaaattaaagtatcTTTGTAGAATAGTAAGataaattaatgttttctttatccTAACTAgacatttattttccatgtggCAAACTCACCCTTGATGGAAGCTGATATACGCCATTACTTAGTCCATAAAATGAAATCCTTGTATCTTGATAATTTTTCCAGAAAGACCGAATTATTGTGCATGAGCTGATTAATTTTTCTAACTAACGGTAAGGGCACGCGGAGGGTTCAATTAAAAGGTAAACGTGCACctgggaaggaaggaaggaaggaaggaaggaagaaagaaagaaagaaagaaagaaagaaagaaagaaagaaagaaagaaagaaagaaagaaagaaagaaagaaagaaagaaagaaagaaagaaagaaagaaagaaagaaagaaagaaatttgatTTGCTAACATATTGCACCAAACTATTGAGTATAGCTCATTATATGACCTATTAGTCACCATGAAATcaagaaaattacaaaaaaaataaataaataaaaaatctctaCCCTATCAGAAGATgagtaaatgtttttctttctttctttctttctttcttgttacAAATTCAGATATATGTAGCTGGACTCTGAACCAGGAGCAGTCAGGCCTTTTAAAGGTCAGGTCAGTCACACTGCTGCTCCACGTTTTGCTTTCTGATTGTTGGCTGCACTTTAAGCCAGGTAATCACCCGGTAATCCTCCCTGAACGGAGGTCAAGAGGGAGAAGAAAAGCAGAACCGATAGGATACTTTGAAGCCATTCACAACATAAGTGAAGCAGAAGAACAGGAAGGACTGTGCTGTTCGACTTCCACTTGTTTTTTCACCATTTATAGTAGAGAAGGTAAGCAAACTGCAGTAAGAACTAAGGATTGCAGGtttcttaataaatatttagtcatgacagaaaacaaataCTGTTTAAGTCTTTTTGCAAGTATTTAGgcatttagaaataattttaaatgtatgtaCAGTAAGTTTCTGTTAATCCCCAGTATGTCCAAGGCAGGAGAGAGGACGGCCTCGACAACTTCGGTCGACTCAACTGCCAGGTATATGTATTTTCAGGCTCAACCCCAGTCCCCTCTCTAGGCCCTATCATTACGCCTTTCCCCTCCAAAATAGAAGAGAAATGCTCCCCTTTTATTTTAACCACGAAGTAGCAGATATGTCGGTCTTTGAAGGGGGTGTTGGGGGTCATAGATGGCTATACTGctctttttttcaaatgagaAAAGGGGTGCAATTTCCCTGCAAAACACAGGGGTAGGCCATAGAGGAGAAACTGGGATTGGACTCCACCCTTTATAACAAAGTACcactattttaatttcttttttccactttttataAAGAATATGAACTATGCTTTacagcttgtttttccatattttAGCAAAGATGGAGCCAGTAAAGCTGCTTCAGCTACAAACTCTCCATCAGGTTCAGTCTCTGAAACACCAAAGAAATCAAAGAAGTCCAAGAAGAATGCAGAGAGCATGGACAAAGTCTACAACTCCGTGCTCAACAGTGTTTTTGGGGCTGTAAGTAGCTTACGTCTGTGGTCCTGTGACATTAAATAAAGTACAGAGGAAGCTCACTAAAGGTCCTCCCAATGTCACAGAGCTTCAAAGTCAAGCATGGTAGTGGCATTCAGACTTGTTCCTGATCTTTCTAGAGTGGACACAACTAAGACCGGCGTGTCTGCAGCATTATTGGCTGAGCTGTTGAGGCTTAATGTCACATTTCGTTAGATTTATCCAGGTGAAGTTCACCCTAAGACCATTTTCAGAATCTACTTGAATGTACTTTTACTGTTATATGCATAGGtgaaaaactattaaattatAGGCATTGAACATATGATGATGATATGGTATGACATATGGTGATGATGCCTTGATGTTGTATAATTTAAACTTTGtatattaaaatatgtgttttatttctgtttctttaggAGAGAGAATTGGCTCAGGCTGAAATAGATGGTAAGTCTCAGTGAAACATCTTGACATCTGCTGTACGGTGCAAAAGTCTTAAGTCACCTCTCATTTAGTTGTTGCCAGAAAAATAGGAACAACGTGCAGCTTTTTCTTGGAACATGTGTaaacataaatagaaataaagtaaGACAATGGTATGGCCACCTGTAGTTAAACCCAGCTTTAACTCTCATAAAGATTTCTGTAGACTTCAGGAATAGTCCTCCAGGCtacttgaaggactttccaaagctcttctttggatgatgattttcttttgttccagTCTCTGTCAAGATGTTTCTACATCTTAACGTTTAATGTTTCATATAAAGAACCTTGAGTTGAAGCACATTTCTTTAATAATGTTAACGTCTGAGCTCCGGGGAAGATCCCTAAACATGGCTTCTTGACACCCATCGTTCCACATAGAATATTTCTGGTGCTGTTAGATGAATCAagtgcatctctcaggtcctctGTAGGATCTTTGTTGGACATCCAGTTTAGATTATGTTCACCTGCTGTAGATGGATTTTTAAGCCTGAGACCAAATTTCCTgctctattgttttttttaaagacagttgCTGCTGAGATATGCCACTTTTTTAGTGGTAGTCCTTTGGGAATCAGCTTGTTGGtgcaaaatattattttctgttttttaaaactgtgttatctttggCAACTAAGAAATGAGAGCTAACAAGGAACAAAGTGCCCAAAGATGcaattcagattttttgctAAATTTTCTGTTATATGTGGAAACAACACTGGCTCATTCTTTGCATTTAGAAAACCAGAAGAACTGTTTATTAAAACGACTTTAAAAGATCATTCAAGGAGAGCTGGAATGTAACCATGCATAGTGTTTTCTGCTGCAACTTAGTTTTTATTACTTgtattttcatcatttatatCACTTTTCATTTCCTGCGCATTTCTGCCCCCAAAGCACAGCCCAGTAACTCAATCTACAAACTTAGAAAGGTGTGTTCAAGAGACTATTCCTTTCCAGGATAACCACGCCAGGAGCTGTAATCCCTGTGTGACCCTTTGATTACCTTCACAGAGTTGCAAGAAGCCTTCAAGGAGTTTGACTATGACCAGGATGGATACCTGAACTACAAAGATGTGGCTGAATGCATGAGGACGATGGGATACATGCCCACTGAAATGGAGCTGCTGGAGATAGTACAACAGATTAAGATGAGAAGTATGTGTGACGAGagcacatttaatgttttgattttCTGCTTGGATATGATACTGATGAGGTGTTTATcgttgaatgaatgaatattccTTAAAAATATTGATGACTCACCCTGTATTCAGGACTGTCTACTATTTTAGAAACCAACTGATACTTTGAATTTTAGCAGATGTGATTGAAAGCTTTGGGAAGAGCTAGATCAAGTCATTgtagctgaccaatcagagtctcGGTAGCACTGCAGTAGCTGTTTCCTGGtacctttaaaaattaaattaaattaaattaaaaaaattataaaaactacAAATCTAATTTGACccctttaaaaattaaattaaattaaattaaattaaaaaattataaaaactttAACTCTAATTTGACCcctttaaagattaaattaaattaaattaacagtataaaataaaacGTACAAATTTTAACTCTAATTTGACCAAGATCAAaaattatttgtgtatttatttggttCTGTTTTGCAAGTGACTTTCCTCTCTCTCCACAGTGGGTGGATTAATGGACTTTGATGACTTTATTGAACTAATGGGACCCAGGATGATGGGAGAGACCGTTAATATGTTGGGACTTAAAGAGCTCCAGTCAGCTTTTGTACAGGTTAGTTAACAATTAAGTAATGACATTGTACTTTTTACACATTCTTAGATATAAATAGATTCTATTTACCTTCTCTATTTGTCAAAGTTTGACCAGAATGGAGATGGAAAGATCAACCAAGATGAGCTGAAGGAGGCAGTGAAGACTATGCTGGGGGAGAAGCTAAAGAAGGGTGAACTGGAAGAGATGTTGAAGGAGCTGGACATCAATGCTGATGGCAACATCGACTTTGAAGGTAGGATTCTGGACAGCAGCACATTTACTTGGTCACAACTTAAGactgttttacagtgtttttcaCAGTGTCTTTAACTGTAAAGCCACATAAGTAGTGTCTTCAGGATATAGGGCATCTGCTTCCAaaactatgctgatgacactcagctttatGTGGCTGTTTGTCGTGATGAGACTGAACCGACAGACttcatttaatctatttcttCAAATGTTAAACACTGAACAATTTACTATttaagattatatatatatatatatatattcttgtGCATCAAGAACAcaatctcttttatttttaacttaaagtCTAATTTATTCAACATGGTTTAAAACTTGTAATCAAAAACGGTAAAAGAAAGATTGAAGTGCTGCTTGGGTGTGTAGAATATTATTCCTCTGGTGCTCTTCATTTCAGGCATTCAAGTTATACTATAAATAGATAACTGGGGCACTCAAGAAGGgaataaaaagcctttattaaatcatggctaatctaattaaaaaatatacatgcCTCCGTGTTTCAGCCATCGTGGCCTTTGTCGGGGCAAGTGACAAAATGTTTGTCCAACAGtttgacatatatatatatatatatatatatatatatatatatatatatatatatatatatgtgtgtgtgtgtgtgtgtgtgtgtgtgtgtgtgtgtgtgtgtgtgtgtgtgggcaggtCGAAGGTCACATCATATAACTGACCTGCCAGTGACAAAAAGAGTTTAACATTCTATACAAATAGGTTAGCATTGCATAATATAaccatatttaaaagaaatgtacatATATCATATAATCATACATACATCTAGATAGGTATTGTTCCTTACTGCTTTAAGAAGCCACAGGATAGTCATTAAGTCACAAGACTATtataaaaaaaggagagaaatctAGTTCCCCATTCAAGCCTGGGACCTGTGTAGCTTTTAGTGTATAAATCCAGAATGATTCTCTTTGTAGAAGTATTTTaagtctgtctccacctctaatTGAATTTTCTATATGCTCTACTCCTGGTATCTTTAATGACTCACAATTACCATGATTAGCCTCTTGACAGTGTACCGCCGTTGGATATTGTGGATTACCACTTCTCATTGTGTACTTATGTTCAGCCAACCTCAATTTGTGCTTATTGAAAGTAATTATAATTGATGTTGAATCAAACTGTTTGACAAACATTTTGTCACTTGCCCTGATGTTGGCTGAAACGCGTAGGcatgaatatgttttttaataataaaggtGTTTTATTCCCTATCTTCTTGAGTGCCTcagttatttctttatagtATGGTTTAAAACTTGTTTATATTTGGTACACAAACACATCTCCTGCTTTTGCCAATAATTTGTAAGGCACCTTATTTGTTTGAAAGCTGCTATGAGAATTAAACTTGAATGATTCAGTATTGCACATAGATATATGGCACTAAAGCAAGCTTACTAGACACAACTTCTTCACTTTTTTCAGATAAACTCAGCTCTGACTCGAgctaatgttttatttctcttcctcttcattttcAGAGTTTGTGATGATGCTCTCCATTATCTGACCattggaaaacacaacaacatgGAAAAGGAGTTACTTCCATCTTCACAGTGGGCAAATTATgtgatattaaatattaaactgtgTTTTCAGCTTGAAAGTTGAAAAAGTGGTTGgattaaaacagacaaaaccagTACAGTTACCATTACATCTTTACAACTTGCAAACTTGTGTTTGTAAATGTAGGTGTGGAGTTCTTCTACTCTGTGTGACTGACCATGTAACTGTGTGAATAATTTAAACTGTAGTGCATCAATGTGGTGCATAGTGAATACTTTTTGGGATGGAGATTTGTGGGTTTTTTGCTGTGGATATATCATGTAAATAAGatattttttgctattttaataaagaaaagaaaatcagttgAGTGTTTTACTGTAACAACACAACAAGACGGACATTATGTCAACCACTTAAACggattttatttgaaaatcatctatttttattttgcgCAGATTGTTAAACAATATGgaaattatattgtttttcaGCATctagagaataaaaatataaataaaatatcagctGTTAACAATGCATCGCTGAGCTTTGTCAGGTATACACTCTTCAGGATTGGAGATGCGTTTTCacatccaaaaagaaaaaaaaaaagaaaatcccagCATGTCAGGGAAAGtcatatttcagaaaaaaatccccaaatcaGGCCAACATTTGATGGTGGCGCTGACACCAGATTTAAGCAGAGCTCATCTATAAGCTTAACACAACTGGTAACTGAATCTGTGTTATTACTATAACATCAAATTGTCTTTTTAGAAAGATGTGCAACATGCAGCATAAGTAATCTGCTGAACTTACAGTTGTCTCTTTGTCAGGCAAGAAACAGAATTAAATTTCCTCAGAAGTAAAACTTTTCACATGAGGAGAAAAGATGCATGGTGCACCCACATGGCTGGGGTATAACACATGCAATTTCACCGGTTTGAGATTATTGTTCCTCAAAAACacgtgtaaaaaaaaaaaaaaaaaaatcacattatcTTGTTCTTATCTGGTCACATTCTAACTATGATGCATTTTTAGCCCTCAACTCAATTTCTTGATGAAATGGAAAATCTCAAACCATTTACTGTGCATGTAGAGCTCAGATGCACTGCTTGAAGCAATTGATGTTTGGATAGTTCCCAGAATAATCTATTAACATCAGCGTCTTCTGGCTCTTCTCCCTGACTCAAAGCGTTATGAAATTTCCCTCTTCTTTGGGGGAATGTTTGCTCTAACTTTTGTAAACTTTATCACAATGAAAAATTCCATCCAAAAGCAGACTTTGTAAACAAATGGATATAATGTAAGTCTTGCTAGTATCTGAGAATGCATGTTGCTCACATTTGCAGGGCTAAGGGTACTCAGACTCTCCCATATTGGTGCAGATTGAAAAGGATGCACAAGCAGTACTTTAGGAAGCTGCTTTGAATTAAAGTCAGCATCAAATGGTTTAAGTAAGCATGTTGCATCATTTCCATAGCGTTGTGAGGCTATCATGCTCATCTTCAACAGTTCTTTTTACTGTTATGTGTATTTTGTAGCAAGTAAGAGCTTAACACAACGTTATGAATGGGTATTTTGTCTAATGATCACTGCATTAACTCTAATAACATCACAACATCCTGCCATGTACAACCCATAACACAACAATGGCTTCTGTGCCTTCAGCTCTTATCTATTGTGCCAATTCTACATGCTATCACCCTCTTAATTTCCCCtcttttcactttcattttgtttaccCTCGTGTTTGTTCTTCAAGTCAAGAAGATAGATAAAGATAAGataagcttcttctgttttctctatCCACAACTTACTGTCTTCAGTGATCATTGGGACAGCTGCTTAGCTAGTAACCCTTCTGAACGACCCTCTACTGTCTACAGCTCGTTGCTTTGTTCATCTGCAAACTCTGCCATGATGTCATGCACCCAGATGTCCCTTTCTTCCTGTGAAGTGTCAACCAGGAAGACCGTCAACTTCCTGTCCCATGGGTTAGCGGCTTCCTGCACAGTCTCCAACTGGGCAACAAGAGGTTTTTTCTCCACATGGTTTCTAAAAACAATGGAGGCCTCTTCTGACCACTGCCTCGGCTTCACTCCtgtggatggagggaggagatTCGATCACTAATGAGCTGTTTTTATCACAGCTCAATGATAAAACATGGGTCTTACAGAATAATATGTTCTTGTCtgtcttcttcttattattattcattttattcatttagcaaaaaagcaaaacaatcaacaacaaaaacaagtatCCTAAGCATTGTTTGAGGACAACACCCTAAAACATTAGGAATGCAACTGGATGAAACATCTGTCTATCAAATAAGTAAAATTAGACCCATAAGACAAAACAAGTAGAACCAGGCAGAAGAAAGGAGCCATCATTGTTGACTGTCATCACCTAAAACTTGCCTGTAGCATCTTGAACACGATTCTAAATTATCTAAACTTTGATGATTTGGCCACAAAGTAATAATTTATAGTTTGGCAAGTTGGATGTTTGTGATTATGATTCTACCAGAATCCATAGActgcaaataaaacatgaacaaagtCACCCCGTTGTCATCTGCTCATGTGCTGTTTTGAAATATTGGCTACATTGACCTTTTTGGGGCTTGAAGTAAtcatatttggaaaaaaaaaagttaaagctgTAGAGAGAAACTTGAAATATGTTTGGCAAAAGTATGTAAAGTcgtgtgaaaaaaaaattatagtcTCCTTTAATTCTTAGGTGTATTGTGTTAGGGTGTTATAATAATCCTTCTCTTTCCAAGTCTGAAAGTTAGGTATATACACACTGATattcaatataatttatttcacaaaaatgaAGCTAGAATGctgaagcagtgtgtgaaaagcTAAGTCAACCAACTTTTGCAGCCTTAACTTCTATAACTATCTGTTTTCTGCATGACgttatcagtctctcacatCATTCTGGAGGAATGTTGGCTCATTCGTCATTACATTGCTTTAATTCATTGAGGTTTGAAGGCATTTGTTTATGCACAGCTCTGTTAAGGTCTGCACTTTGGATTATTGCAACATGTGGATTCTTTTCTTTGGCAGCTACTCTGTTGTATGTTTGCTGGTTTTAATGGATTAATTGTTCTGAACTAGTTTTAGGAATCATATAGATGGCATCATATTTGGCCCCTAGATTACTTTGGTATTTGGAGGAATTCATGGTGAACTCAGTGACTGCAAGGGTTCAGATCTTGTGGctgaaaaaaaagcccaaaccaTCATCCTGTCACCACCATGCTTGTCAGCTGGTGTCATGTATTTCTACCTATGTACTGTGTTTAGTTTTTGGAAATGTTGTGGTTCtgtgttatgtttttgttaaataaattattcaattttAAGTAAGGgagaaataattttctttcactTGCACCAATAAGGAAAAGTTaaaatgctttctttttctcatgcTTGGAccttagaaaacaaatagtgggGTTATTTTTACAAGGACCACCCATCCACTACAGATACAGTACAATACAGATTCACGCTTAAGCAGCTGCTTATTAGAATGAGTGAATCTAGCTAATGACACCATAATGACTCATGAGAAGAATTTATTGATTTGGTAGATTGGAGCTAGAGAGGTTTTGTGATATTGTTACCTTACATTCCTCATTATCATCAGCTTAATGTAGCAGATAAACTGAGTCTCACTATGACTGAACAGCCATCAGACTGTACTCTGGCTCCCAGTGAAGCTCCAGTCTACTCACCAGCCAGCTGAGCAGTGATTCCTTGGAAAGGCAGCTGTCTGAACTCCTTGATCAGAGGTCTGAGCTGGCTGCAGCTGACCAGTTCATGTTTACCGTAGTCCAGCTCATACACCGACACCAACCCGTTGGTCAGAACTCCTTTTACTAACACACGATGCCAGCTTAAGAATACACAGAGGGAAAAGGAGACATATTAAGACAGAGAACAGCATTATCAAGACAGTTCAAGGTCTTCCAAACTAATCATCTTTAGTTCATGAGATAAAGCTACTTAACTCACTTGTTCTCCACTTTAGCAGCATATATCTGATTCTTCTCTATGTTTAGTGGTTTCTCCTCAGTTTTATTGTAGTAAAGTATCATCTCTCCCATCAACACCACCAGTTTATACATATCTTTCCAGGGCTGTAGAACAAAGTGACCTGGGTGGCACGCCACCGATACATAGACATCGATGTTGTTTCCTGAAATCAAAAGGGAAATGTGGCTTCTTTTATCAAAACTTGAGCAAAGAGCAGTGAAGCCTCCATGTGGAGTATATGTATGATTTAAAAAGAGATACAAATATAGCAGTgggtttaatttaaaagaaatacatttccCTTGTTACCTAATGGGGGCAGCTCAAGTAGTGGTGGCAACTGGAGAGAGGATGACGGGGATGGTGGTGATTCTGGTGGGCTGGTGGTTGCActgcctccccctcctcctttgGGACCTGACAGAGGCCTCTTTGGATGAGGTTTGGCTGGAACAGAAGCTGATGTTGGACTTCCATTAGTGGATTCACTGGTGCTGGAGGTCTTAGAGGGCGAGGCATTTGTTGAAATCTTGGTTGGGCTGTGAAATtagattaattatttattaatatttctttcaattaattgctttatttctgagaattaaCTGATTAAAACTATTAGGATGAATCCTTTGGGGAGCATTTTTCATTCTGTGTAAGAGACAtaaaagaagtggaaaaaaacagcagaaacctgTGGCTCGTCAGGAAGACGTCTGGCTGCTGTTTTAACAGGTCAGACTGGGCCATCTGGTGGTTTAGGCTATGGACTGGGTCATGGAAGTTCTTATCAGTGAACAAATGGATGTAAGTGCAGTGCTTCACTTCATCTACCTTGGCAACCTTGGATGTATGGAGGCacataagaagaaaaacatgttggAAAGATGCAACAAAGTGCAAGAGGTAAAATGAAGACATATGGGAAGGATGGTAATGGTGGTAGTAAGAAATTTAGAGACTAGAGATGTCCTTGCTTAGTATTTTCTTGTTAAAGTCTCCCAAATCAACACATTTAAGAATCCAAATTTTAATTCTAAACCAATAAGGTTTAATCTGAGTACTTCTGAAACAACTCATCATCATACCCTAAATCTATACATCTGTAGGAAGTTTTTCCAACACTAAAGGACATGAAAACCACGTTTTACCTTCATGCTACAATCGGTGGTGTTGAGCACTTTCTCTCGAAGCCACTGAACAGCATCAGGAGTCCAAGATCCAACACTGACAGCGAGGTCTGCTAGACAGCACTTCACAGCCTGAACACAAGTTGCTGGCatgtcacttttctttttatggaaaCAGTGTATTATGAGACTAACCAACAAGATCTGATCATGTTTCTTGCTTTTCTTGAATACTTTTCATTGTCTGTCCAGTAAAGTCTTAGATGCTGACCTGCGGTGggatagcaacgaggtcacggAGGAACGGCAAGGGGATCTCTCTCAGCTCAAACACCTCTACAGATGCCTGGACACCCACATCGATGAACAGGATGTCCAACACTCTGCTGCCGTGCAGGTTGGTGATCTGAAGATGGAAACATGGGAATCACATATTATATAAAGGCTCAGATATATCAACATGAAGACACCAGTAAACAAAACTGTCACTGCTATTATTCTGCCTCAAAAGTAATATATTCTCTAGTTTGTCTACTTAGCTAATCTAATTCATAGACTTGACAGTGGtgctgatttattttgtgatgtttgtatagtttattattattcgATCTATGGTTAAAATAAGGATCTTTACCTGTCACCTATTTAGCTTCATTTCTTTAATCAGGCTGACATGTTTAAAAAGTCAAAGTCGGCGCAGCAGGGAGGATATCTATCTTACCTCTACACGGGACCATTTGCCTTTATAACGAGCCAAACATCCCT includes these proteins:
- the si:cabz01076231.1 gene encoding calcium-binding protein 2; translated protein: MSKAGERTASTTSVDSTASKDGASKAASATNSPSGSVSETPKKSKKSKKNAESMDKVYNSVLNSVFGAERELAQAEIDELQEAFKEFDYDQDGYLNYKDVAECMRTMGYMPTEMELLEIVQQIKMRMGGLMDFDDFIELMGPRMMGETVNMLGLKELQSAFVQFDQNGDGKINQDELKEAVKTMLGEKLKKGELEEMLKELDINADGNIDFEEFVMMLSII